Proteins from one Deinococcus fonticola genomic window:
- a CDS encoding ABC transporter substrate-binding protein, which translates to MLRFLPLTLLLASAQAAPVKIEFWHAMEGVQGKVAEYARQFNASQNRYEVVPVSKGNYRELQPALQKAIQAGNAPALAQLEFTQIAPMVAAGQLADLSQEDNALSAELLKDFYAPAWKAGEVNGKRFALPWNLSVPVLMYNAGALRRAGVNPPATWTDMEAASKRLATGGKRPLVAAADAWTFEANVLSRGGSLVKGNEPNLNSPEAVEALTQLARMSAAGQAQPRTLGEATRAAFDFARGQNLFVMASVANWTDARKVPFFQLGIAPFPCEKAGACTVPLGGGALVVPRNASAPQQAGAVAFWAYLMEPARLADWVKTTAYAPPRRSVTPLLNDWYRQNPQIKVAHAQMERAAPRPNLASYGAWVSAVEDAIWKAVTGKASAQAALNEAQNKAKK; encoded by the coding sequence ATGCTGCGTTTTCTTCCTTTGACTTTGCTGCTGGCTTCGGCGCAGGCGGCCCCGGTAAAAATTGAGTTCTGGCACGCCATGGAGGGGGTGCAGGGCAAGGTGGCGGAGTACGCCCGGCAATTCAACGCCTCGCAGAACCGGTACGAGGTGGTGCCGGTCAGCAAAGGCAATTACCGTGAATTGCAACCTGCCCTGCAAAAGGCCATTCAGGCGGGAAACGCCCCCGCGCTGGCCCAGCTGGAATTCACGCAGATTGCCCCGATGGTCGCGGCGGGGCAACTCGCCGACCTGTCTCAGGAGGACAATGCCCTGAGTGCCGAGTTGCTCAAGGACTTCTATGCACCGGCGTGGAAGGCAGGCGAGGTGAACGGGAAGCGTTTCGCCCTGCCGTGGAACCTGAGCGTTCCGGTGCTGATGTACAACGCCGGGGCACTGCGCCGCGCCGGGGTGAACCCGCCCGCCACCTGGACGGATATGGAGGCGGCCAGCAAGCGCCTCGCCACTGGCGGGAAACGTCCGCTGGTGGCGGCAGCCGACGCCTGGACTTTCGAGGCCAACGTCCTGTCTCGCGGCGGCAGTCTCGTGAAGGGCAATGAACCCAACCTGAACAGCCCCGAGGCCGTGGAAGCCCTGACCCAACTGGCCCGCATGAGCGCGGCGGGGCAGGCGCAACCGCGCACGCTGGGCGAGGCGACCCGGGCGGCGTTCGATTTTGCGCGGGGGCAGAATCTGTTCGTCATGGCCAGTGTGGCGAACTGGACGGACGCCCGCAAAGTGCCGTTTTTCCAGCTGGGTATCGCTCCTTTTCCCTGCGAGAAGGCCGGGGCCTGCACGGTGCCGCTGGGCGGCGGAGCGCTGGTCGTGCCGAGGAACGCTTCAGCGCCGCAACAGGCGGGTGCCGTGGCCTTCTGGGCGTATCTGATGGAACCCGCCCGGCTGGCAGACTGGGTGAAAACCACCGCTTACGCCCCCCCGCGCCGCAGCGTCACGCCCCTGCTGAACGACTGGTACCGGCAAAATCCGCAAATCAAGGTGGCACACGCGCAGATGGAACGCGCCGCGCCGCGCCCCAACCTCGCCAGTTACGGCGCGTGGGTCAGCGCCGTCGAGGACGCCATCTGGAAGGCCGTCACGGGCAAAGCCAGCGCTCAGGCGGCCCTGAACGAGGCGCAAAATAAGGCAAAGAAGTAA
- a CDS encoding YwiC-like family protein: protein MPAKAADLTVNDSHRIAPHPQTQRPKRRRLPVEWLPQQHGAWAMLFLPFIVGVVLRAQEGHFNVFALPLLLLWLVGYFAFYDLSMWLKARNKTRYVRPLQVYGGLSAVLGAVVLWLEPALIQWGIVYAPLLGAGLWQAWKKDETALLGRVTTVIAACLICAVTFSDGLFQFVQGLPTDPAFQRAASATALLTLYFIGTIFYVKTMIRERGEKGFLAYSIGYHAAITLLSVWAALTQGLSWLVPAFLFCTTLRACALPMIGPMRQKTITPKQVGITEFFFVLTLLFLLVR from the coding sequence ATGCCCGCCAAAGCTGCCGACCTGACCGTCAACGACTCGCACCGCATTGCCCCACATCCGCAAACGCAACGCCCGAAACGCCGGCGTCTGCCGGTGGAATGGCTGCCACAACAGCACGGGGCATGGGCCATGCTGTTTCTGCCGTTTATCGTGGGCGTGGTGCTGCGTGCGCAGGAAGGCCACTTCAACGTGTTCGCCCTTCCGCTGCTGCTGCTGTGGCTGGTGGGGTACTTCGCGTTCTACGACCTGTCGATGTGGCTGAAAGCCAGGAATAAAACGCGTTATGTTCGCCCCCTGCAGGTGTACGGCGGCCTGAGTGCCGTGCTGGGCGCCGTGGTGCTGTGGCTGGAACCCGCGCTGATCCAGTGGGGAATCGTCTACGCGCCCCTGCTGGGCGCCGGGTTGTGGCAGGCCTGGAAGAAAGACGAAACTGCCCTGCTGGGCCGCGTCACGACTGTCATCGCTGCCTGCCTGATCTGCGCCGTGACCTTCTCAGACGGGCTTTTCCAGTTCGTTCAAGGCCTGCCGACCGACCCGGCCTTTCAGCGGGCCGCCAGCGCCACCGCCCTCCTGACGCTGTACTTCATCGGCACCATCTTCTACGTAAAAACCATGATCCGCGAACGCGGCGAAAAGGGCTTTCTGGCGTACTCGATCGGTTACCACGCCGCCATCACACTGCTGAGCGTGTGGGCAGCGCTGACCCAGGGACTCTCGTGGCTGGTTCCGGCCTTCCTGTTCTGCACCACCCTGCGCGCCTGCGCCCTGCCCATGATCGGCCCCATGCGCCAGAAAACCATCACGCCCAAACAGGTGGGCATCACGGAATTCTTCTTCGTGCTGACGCTGCTGTTCCTACTTGTTCGGTAA
- the sufU gene encoding Fe-S cluster assembly sulfur transfer protein SufU produces MSALKDLYKQVVMEHYRKPRHFGDLPDATHAEGGHNPSCGDSLQLMLKMNGETIEGAKFTAKGCAISVASASLMTSMIRGKTVPEALELAEKFSAMMKTGEAAPELGESAALQGVHTLHTRVKCATLGWQTLKVLLERAQREQAEANV; encoded by the coding sequence ATGAGCGCCCTGAAAGACCTTTACAAGCAGGTGGTCATGGAGCACTACCGCAAACCCCGCCACTTCGGTGACCTGCCGGACGCCACGCACGCCGAGGGAGGGCACAACCCCAGTTGCGGGGACAGCCTGCAGCTCATGTTGAAAATGAACGGCGAGACCATTGAGGGCGCCAAATTCACTGCGAAAGGTTGCGCGATCTCGGTGGCGAGCGCCAGCCTGATGACCTCGATGATTCGCGGGAAAACCGTCCCGGAGGCGCTGGAACTGGCCGAGAAATTCAGTGCCATGATGAAAACGGGTGAGGCCGCGCCGGAACTGGGCGAGAGCGCGGCGCTGCAGGGCGTTCATACGCTGCACACGCGGGTGAAGTGCGCCACGCTGGGCTGGCAGACCCTGAAGGTTTTGCTGGAACGCGCGCAGAGGGAACAGGCAGAGGCAAATGTCTGA
- a CDS encoding DNA cytosine methyltransferase: MPEGTKKESVGKVVELCCGLGGATHGLLNAGLDVVKAYDLWPVAVQAHKEWHPEVPCEVRDVKEIEPEELRGVAVWASLPCFVAGTLVLTDGGYRPIEDIKVGDMVLTHEGRWRPVQHTMRREGAQLRYIKAGGAPEGLLTTDEHPFYVRQQGRAWNNDRRSYDRTFGLPEWRDAEDVVPGRDLVGQVLPAEDKASEYSEAHWWLVGRYLADGWRTDTKGYDGGSVVVCAGASKAAELERRIIEAGFTPRAHRERTVTKFHIFSNDLYHFLKPFGRYAHGKCIPGFALELPKHLAKALLDGYLSGDGHYEERYKELKATTVSRPLALGVALLAQKVFGVVAAVRVCRVPRKKVIEGRQVNQRDFYVVSIPHHNRSAFVDGDYGWKHVRENMPAGVGTVYNISVEEDESYVVENIIVHNCQPWSVANQVRRGKNHPHYYSLRHFARQVQYARVAVIENVAGLARTQDGRAELQELRDECRKLGLRCSVQIISCTEHGVVTAGKRTIIIISRDGQEVEPIVPTEPVAATGRRPTANSGQQTLADGTVTKSLYTVQQSAELQGVPVPSGYGIVDQRRLIGNAVPPRVAEAIARQVIVPRMRGEPLGQMAEIPTLFGGWL; the protein is encoded by the coding sequence ATGCCCGAAGGTACGAAGAAAGAAAGTGTCGGGAAGGTCGTCGAGCTCTGCTGTGGTCTCGGGGGAGCAACTCACGGGCTGCTGAACGCTGGCCTGGACGTGGTCAAAGCGTATGACCTGTGGCCCGTTGCGGTCCAGGCGCACAAGGAGTGGCACCCGGAAGTCCCGTGTGAAGTCCGGGACGTCAAAGAGATCGAGCCCGAAGAGCTGCGCGGTGTAGCGGTGTGGGCGTCGTTGCCGTGTTTCGTCGCTGGAACCCTGGTTCTGACCGATGGCGGGTATCGACCGATCGAAGACATCAAGGTTGGCGATATGGTGCTGACGCACGAGGGGCGCTGGCGTCCCGTTCAGCACACCATGCGTCGTGAGGGCGCACAGCTTAGGTACATCAAGGCTGGAGGGGCCCCCGAGGGTCTGCTGACTACCGACGAGCACCCGTTCTACGTTAGGCAGCAGGGCCGCGCTTGGAACAATGATAGGCGCAGCTATGACCGCACCTTCGGGCTTCCTGAGTGGCGAGACGCTGAGGATGTTGTCCCTGGGCGCGACCTGGTAGGTCAGGTGCTGCCCGCGGAGGATAAGGCAAGTGAGTACAGCGAGGCCCACTGGTGGCTTGTTGGACGCTACCTAGCAGATGGCTGGCGCACGGACACCAAAGGGTACGACGGAGGGTCAGTTGTCGTCTGTGCTGGTGCGTCAAAAGCGGCCGAGCTTGAGAGACGGATCATTGAGGCGGGATTCACGCCGAGAGCTCACCGTGAGCGTACGGTCACGAAGTTCCATATCTTCAGCAACGATCTCTATCACTTCCTGAAGCCATTTGGCAGGTACGCTCACGGCAAGTGCATCCCCGGCTTCGCGCTTGAGCTACCGAAACATCTTGCAAAGGCGCTGCTGGATGGGTATCTGTCCGGTGACGGCCACTATGAGGAGCGCTACAAGGAGCTCAAGGCCACCACCGTGAGCCGACCGCTGGCACTCGGCGTGGCGCTGTTGGCTCAGAAAGTCTTCGGTGTCGTGGCAGCTGTCAGGGTGTGTCGCGTTCCACGCAAGAAGGTCATCGAGGGTAGGCAGGTCAACCAGCGTGACTTCTACGTGGTCTCCATACCGCACCACAACCGCTCAGCGTTCGTTGATGGCGACTACGGCTGGAAGCATGTGCGCGAGAATATGCCAGCCGGCGTTGGAACGGTCTACAACATCAGTGTCGAGGAAGACGAGTCGTATGTCGTAGAGAACATCATCGTTCACAACTGCCAGCCGTGGTCGGTGGCCAACCAGGTGCGCCGCGGGAAGAATCACCCGCACTACTACAGCCTGAGGCACTTCGCCCGGCAGGTGCAGTACGCGCGCGTTGCAGTGATCGAGAACGTCGCTGGCTTGGCTCGGACGCAAGACGGGCGTGCAGAGCTTCAGGAATTGCGCGACGAGTGCCGCAAGCTGGGACTGCGGTGCAGCGTGCAGATCATCAGCTGCACCGAGCACGGGGTGGTGACCGCCGGGAAGCGGACCATCATCATCATCTCACGGGACGGGCAAGAGGTTGAGCCAATCGTGCCGACGGAGCCCGTGGCGGCAACCGGAAGAAGGCCAACCGCGAACAGCGGCCAACAGACACTCGCCGACGGAACGGTGACGAAGTCGCTCTACACCGTTCAGCAGTCTGCCGAACTACAGGGAGTCCCGGTCCCGTCCGGATACGGGATCGTCGACCAGAGGAGACTGATTGGGAATGCGGTGCCACCTCGGGTCGCGGAAGCTATCGCGCGTCAGGTGATCGTGCCCAGGATGCGCGGCGAGCCGCTGGGCCAGATGGCGGAGATCCCCACCTTGTTCGGAGGCTGGCTGTGA
- a CDS encoding MFS transporter, protein MTSDQAVKPTTLWNKNFLLWWLGGAQSAFGTALAGIATSFLVLHQTGSASAMGINLALAMLPAILQPFMGALVDRWPLKPPLVLGNLLRGFLQLGIGFLALRGSIPVEVIYVASFLTGLVGAFYGPATAGMTARLVPADQLERATGLMQGATQTMTMLGFVGGGFLVATIGRAPSLLLDGASFLLFAGLLLFVTLPERTPRKEGETFWQSFTAGIRYVRGSAIMMGLPLLALLLNASFAPLDMLMPKRMLALGAGEQGYGLFFGLLLAGGVVGSLVIATLGRKINPALSSVWGMGLMGLTTLGLAFAHSAPQMYVLAVATGLANAFVNMGIGVIFQKRIAPEYFGRVGSLLGMVGTIGMPATLLLLAPIADRIAISTIFAVSGVLAMLGAVVWAAILKREPVTAPLPAEPAAA, encoded by the coding sequence ATGACCTCCGATCAAGCCGTGAAGCCGACGACGCTCTGGAATAAGAATTTCCTGCTGTGGTGGCTGGGCGGGGCGCAAAGTGCTTTCGGCACGGCGCTGGCGGGCATTGCCACGAGTTTTCTGGTGCTGCACCAGACCGGCAGTGCAAGTGCCATGGGAATTAACCTTGCGCTGGCGATGTTGCCAGCGATTCTGCAACCGTTCATGGGGGCACTCGTCGACCGCTGGCCGCTGAAACCCCCGCTGGTGCTGGGCAACCTCCTGCGCGGGTTCCTGCAACTGGGCATAGGGTTCCTGGCGCTGCGCGGCTCCATTCCCGTCGAGGTCATTTACGTGGCGTCGTTTCTGACAGGGCTGGTGGGCGCGTTCTACGGCCCGGCCACGGCGGGGATGACGGCGCGGCTTGTCCCCGCCGACCAGCTGGAGCGGGCCACCGGCCTGATGCAAGGCGCCACGCAGACCATGACCATGCTGGGGTTCGTCGGGGGCGGGTTCCTCGTGGCGACGATCGGCCGGGCGCCGTCGCTGTTGCTGGACGGCGCGTCGTTCCTGCTGTTCGCTGGCCTGCTGCTGTTCGTCACCCTTCCCGAGCGCACTCCGCGCAAGGAGGGTGAGACGTTCTGGCAGTCGTTCACGGCAGGGATTCGCTACGTCCGGGGCAGCGCCATCATGATGGGCCTGCCGCTGCTGGCGCTGCTGCTGAATGCGTCTTTCGCGCCGCTCGACATGCTGATGCCCAAAAGGATGCTGGCCCTCGGCGCCGGAGAGCAGGGGTACGGCCTGTTTTTCGGTCTGCTGCTGGCGGGCGGGGTGGTCGGCAGTCTCGTGATCGCCACCCTGGGCCGGAAAATCAATCCGGCGTTGTCCTCGGTGTGGGGCATGGGCCTCATGGGCCTGACCACCCTGGGCCTGGCCTTCGCGCACAGCGCCCCGCAAATGTACGTGCTGGCCGTCGCCACCGGACTGGCAAACGCCTTCGTGAACATGGGCATCGGCGTCATTTTTCAGAAACGTATTGCCCCCGAGTACTTCGGGCGGGTCGGCAGCCTGCTCGGCATGGTCGGGACGATCGGCATGCCCGCCACGCTGCTGCTGCTGGCCCCCATTGCCGACCGGATCGCCATTTCCACCATTTTTGCCGTGTCAGGCGTGCTGGCCATGCTGGGGGCCGTCGTCTGGGCCGCCATCCTGAAACGTGAACCCGTCACCGCCCCGCTTCCGGCCGAACCGGCCGCCGCGTAA
- a CDS encoding HNH endonuclease signature motif containing protein, which translates to MKRRPTTPRASRPEELADPEKTRRLLDAKVDRSGGPDACWPWLGHTSPNGHGQMYVTNAHGDQHGYSAHRLALMFAVGAVPLKPAVVLRSCNSASCCNPAHLYVGTEQDAARAREALGRGNHPRRSGEANHRAKLTAAQVEEIRATPHTYGSDAAFARRFGVTVGAVTLVRKGIRWGSTPVRRGEPAFDEADFDERGRIIRASGIQNIDEVRERFAEASMSSTEAAGCIDWVRAVGTGGYGRVTITGKNGLTSGYGAHRIAWLLAGYDAPPDGMVLKHGCDRPRCVNPQHLSVGTHAENAAEREARGRGGAEKRSGELNGRSKLTREQARAIRASAGTHAELARRYGVDPKVIRKVRSGENWRELA; encoded by the coding sequence GTGAAGCGGCGCCCTACCACTCCCCGCGCGAGCCGCCCCGAAGAGCTCGCCGACCCGGAGAAGACCCGCCGCCTGCTTGACGCGAAGGTGGATCGCAGCGGCGGCCCGGACGCCTGCTGGCCCTGGCTGGGTCATACCAGCCCGAACGGCCATGGGCAGATGTACGTGACCAACGCTCATGGAGATCAGCACGGCTACAGCGCGCATCGGCTCGCGCTGATGTTCGCAGTGGGCGCGGTGCCGCTCAAACCAGCGGTTGTGCTCAGAAGCTGCAACAGTGCCAGCTGCTGCAACCCGGCTCACTTGTACGTGGGAACCGAGCAGGACGCGGCCCGCGCGCGGGAGGCGCTGGGGAGGGGCAACCACCCGCGTAGGTCGGGGGAGGCGAACCACAGGGCCAAGCTGACGGCAGCGCAGGTGGAAGAGATCAGGGCCACGCCACACACCTACGGCAGTGATGCGGCCTTCGCCAGGCGCTTCGGCGTGACGGTGGGCGCGGTCACGCTGGTGCGGAAGGGGATCCGCTGGGGGAGCACGCCCGTGCGGCGCGGCGAGCCAGCCTTCGATGAGGCGGACTTCGACGAGCGCGGCAGGATCATTCGCGCGAGCGGCATTCAGAACATCGACGAGGTGCGCGAGCGGTTCGCCGAGGCGTCCATGTCCAGCACTGAGGCCGCAGGCTGCATCGACTGGGTCAGGGCCGTCGGAACCGGCGGCTACGGTCGGGTCACGATCACCGGGAAGAATGGCCTGACGAGCGGGTATGGCGCTCACCGCATCGCCTGGCTGCTCGCTGGGTATGACGCGCCGCCGGATGGGATGGTGCTCAAACACGGCTGCGACCGCCCACGCTGCGTGAACCCGCAGCACCTGTCGGTCGGCACGCATGCCGAGAACGCTGCGGAGCGCGAGGCCAGGGGGCGCGGCGGGGCGGAGAAGCGCAGCGGCGAGCTCAATGGCAGGTCAAAGCTCACACGGGAACAGGCGCGCGCCATCCGGGCGTCAGCAGGGACCCATGCCGAGCTCGCGCGGCGGTACGGCGTAGACCCGAAGGTCATTCGCAAAGTCAGGTCGGGCGAGAACTGGCGAGAGCTGGCATAG
- a CDS encoding HNH endonuclease signature motif containing protein: MARIEKLEDVTYVDRLRKKFSLMTRRDAATGCLEWQGSLANKGYGMIGITGKHDQGERYKYLTHRVAWMLGTGEMPPADLMVCHRCDNPACVAIEHLFLGTNADNVRDMHEKGRAAKIDPVIRRGDLNGRAKLTWDDVDAIRAEAAKGEYGIQTKLAKRYGLTQSAVNLIIKGKTWKREE; this comes from the coding sequence ATGGCGCGAATCGAGAAGCTGGAAGACGTCACCTATGTAGACCGCCTCAGGAAGAAGTTCAGCCTCATGACCCGCCGGGACGCTGCCACTGGCTGCCTGGAGTGGCAGGGGAGCCTCGCCAACAAGGGCTACGGCATGATCGGCATCACCGGGAAGCATGACCAGGGCGAGCGCTACAAGTACCTGACGCACCGCGTGGCCTGGATGCTGGGTACCGGCGAGATGCCGCCAGCAGACCTGATGGTTTGCCACCGGTGCGACAATCCCGCCTGTGTGGCCATCGAGCATCTGTTCCTGGGCACCAACGCCGACAACGTGCGGGACATGCACGAGAAGGGGCGCGCGGCGAAGATCGACCCGGTCATCCGCAGGGGAGACCTGAACGGCCGCGCGAAGCTCACCTGGGATGATGTGGACGCCATCCGGGCAGAGGCAGCCAAAGGCGAGTACGGCATACAGACGAAGCTGGCGAAGCGCTATGGGCTCACGCAATCAGCTGTGAACCTCATCATCAAAGGCAAGACCTGGAAGCGCGAGGAATAG